One Salmo salar chromosome ssa01, Ssal_v3.1, whole genome shotgun sequence DNA window includes the following coding sequences:
- the LOC106598791 gene encoding homeobox protein SIX6: protein MFQLPILNFSPQQVAGVCETLEESGDIERLGRFLWSLPVAPAACEVLNKNESVLRARAIVAYHTGNFRELYHILENHKFTKESHTKLQALWLEAHYQEAEKLRGRPLGPVDKYRVRKKFPLPRTIWDGEQKTHCFKERTRHLLREWYLQDPYPNPSKKRELAQATGLTPTQVGNWFKNRRQRDRAAAAKNRLQQQGMSQGSVRSLADDDGTVDRLGPASSPEASLSSKAATSAISITSSDSECDI, encoded by the exons ATGTTTCAGCTGCCTATCTTGAATTTTAGCCCCCAGCAGGTTGCGGGGGTTTGCGAGACTCTGGAAGAGAGCGGGGACATTGAGCGCCTCGGTCGCTTCCTCTGGTCTCTGCCCGTCGCCCCAGCAGCCTGCGAGGTCCTCAACAAGAATGAGTCGGTGCTTAGGGCGCGGGCCATCGTGGCCTACCACACTGGGAATTTCCGAGAACTCTACCACATTCTGGAGAACCACAAGTTCACCAAAGAGTCTCACACTAAACTACAGGCCCTGTGGCTCGAGGCGCACTACCAGGAGGCAGAGAAGCTGCGGGGCCGCCCGCTAGGGCCAGTGGACAAATACAGGGTGCGGAAGAAGTTCCCTCTACCCAGAACGATATGGGACGGAGAGCAAAAGACCCACTGCTTCAAGGAGAGAACCCGACATTTGTTAAGAGAATGGTACTTGCAGGATCCTTACCCGAACCCGAGCAAAAAGAGGGAGCTCGCGCAGGCTACTGGACTTACTCCCACACAAGTGGGAAACTGGTTCAAAAATCGTAGACAAAGGGATAGAGCGGCGGCTGCGAAAAATAG GCTACAACAGCAGGGGATGTCCCAAGGCTCGGTTCGGTCTTTGGCAGATGATGATGGAACCGTCGATCGACTCGGTCCCGCCTCTAGTCCCGAGGCTAGTTTGTCAAGCAAAGCCGCCACCTCGGCTATCTCGATCACTTCCAGCGACAGCGAATGTGACATCTAA